A window of Brachybacterium fresconis contains these coding sequences:
- a CDS encoding cation diffusion facilitator family transporter, whose protein sequence is MTAAPTDPPAARTSTVDLRKYAWLSIVTAIATIVLKTGAWAMTDSVGLLSDAAESTVNLVAAVVALIALTVAARPATERFLYGRAKAEYFSAAVEGLMIFVAAAVILVTAVERFVNPRPLENLGIGLLIVVIASVLNGVVSLVLMRAGKTHNSITLRADGKHLMTDVVTSAGVLIGVGLVALTGWERLDALVAFAVGVNIIVTGISLLTESVSGLLDKALPDEDHEIITEILRRRTDETVTFHGLQTREAGQERFLSVHVLVPDEWTVKHGHDYIEGLEHELRGALPSLRVLTHLEPISDPASYDDIPEAHVPIHGDDHDPTRPPGG, encoded by the coding sequence ATGACCGCCGCGCCCACCGATCCCCCCGCCGCTCGAACGTCGACGGTCGACCTGCGCAAGTACGCCTGGTTGTCGATCGTCACCGCGATCGCCACGATCGTGCTGAAGACCGGGGCCTGGGCGATGACGGACTCGGTCGGCCTGCTCTCCGACGCGGCCGAGTCGACGGTGAACCTGGTGGCCGCCGTCGTCGCCCTGATCGCCCTGACCGTCGCCGCCCGGCCTGCCACCGAACGCTTCCTCTACGGCCGGGCGAAGGCCGAGTACTTCTCGGCCGCCGTCGAGGGCCTGATGATCTTCGTGGCCGCCGCGGTCATCCTGGTCACCGCCGTGGAGCGCTTCGTGAATCCGCGGCCGCTGGAGAACCTCGGAATCGGCCTGCTCATCGTGGTGATCGCCTCGGTGCTCAACGGGGTCGTCTCCCTGGTGCTGATGCGCGCGGGGAAGACGCACAACTCGATCACCCTGCGAGCCGACGGCAAGCACCTGATGACCGACGTGGTCACCAGCGCCGGCGTGCTGATCGGCGTGGGGCTGGTGGCGCTGACGGGCTGGGAGCGGCTCGATGCGCTGGTCGCCTTCGCGGTCGGGGTGAACATCATCGTCACCGGCATCTCCCTGCTGACGGAGTCGGTCTCCGGCCTGCTGGACAAGGCGCTGCCGGACGAGGACCACGAGATCATCACCGAGATCCTGCGTCGCCGCACGGACGAGACCGTCACCTTCCACGGCCTGCAGACCCGCGAGGCCGGCCAGGAGCGCTTCCTGAGCGTGCACGTGCTGGTGCCCGACGAGTGGACCGTCAAGCACGGCCACGACTACATCGAGGGCCTCGAGCACGAGCTGCGGGGGGCGCTGCCCTCGCTCCGGGTGCTCACCCACCTGGAACCGATCTCCGATCCTGCCAGCTACGACGACATCCCCGAGGCGCACGTGCCGATCCACGGGGACGACCACGACCCGACCCGACCGCCCGGGGGCTGA
- a CDS encoding metalloregulator ArsR/SmtB family transcription factor encodes MQTSDAPAEGPVGPVEEPTELQLAAAADTFAMLASPARLHLMWRMSAGRYDVGQLAAHVGLSLPTTSQHLSKLRLAGVVSARREGRHSYYTVDDPHVLSLVEQIFEHIAPDGTLAPDPPAKDHRA; translated from the coding sequence ATCCAGACGTCCGACGCCCCGGCCGAGGGCCCCGTCGGCCCGGTCGAGGAACCGACGGAGCTGCAGCTCGCCGCGGCGGCCGACACCTTCGCCATGCTGGCCAGTCCCGCTCGGCTGCACCTGATGTGGCGCATGAGCGCGGGCCGCTACGACGTCGGCCAGCTCGCCGCGCACGTCGGCCTCAGCCTGCCCACCACCAGCCAGCACCTGTCCAAGCTGCGTCTGGCCGGGGTGGTCTCCGCCCGTCGGGAGGGTCGACACAGCTACTACACGGTCGACGACCCGCACGTGCTTTCCCTGGTCGAGCAGATCTTCGAGCACATCGCCCCCGACGGCACCCTCGCCCCCGATCCCCCCGCGAAGGACCACCGCGCATGA
- a CDS encoding long-chain-fatty-acid--CoA ligase, with amino-acid sequence MKELAMYNLSLVLEDSARTVPDRPALVLGELSLSYAQVDAMANQVANLLVSLDVSPGDRVALSCPNLPQFPIVYFGILKAGAVVVPMNVLNKAREVTYFLDDAEATAYFCFEGSEDLPIGRYGHDGAAAAVAPPHLVLITADPSAASPFEGVPTLAESLAEMPTTFETLQARETDTAVVLYTSGTTGRPKGAELSHSNQLMNAVTCNRLFGSEPGADTHLVALPLFHTFGATVDMTSGFSMGATLVLLPRFDAQQALQLLVRHRVTRFAGVPTMWWGLLHVLDGAPGGSDGAGADGPDVATISETLRLGVSGGAPLPVEILEAVRERLGISIMEGYGLSETSPVASFSLAERPRPGSIGLPVWGVEMRLIDPASPDWAEVTEIGAVGELAIRGHNVMSGYLGRPEDTAAAIREGWFRTGDLARKDEEGFYYIVDRSKDMIVRGGYNVYPREVEDVLISHPKVSLAAVVGVPDERVGEEVTAYVILEDGASVTAEELRAWGAEQMASYKYPREVVLVEELPMTSTGKILKRELR; translated from the coding sequence ATGAAGGAGCTCGCCATGTACAACCTCTCCCTCGTTCTCGAGGACAGTGCCCGCACCGTCCCGGATCGTCCGGCGCTCGTCCTGGGCGAGCTGAGCCTCAGCTACGCCCAGGTCGATGCGATGGCCAATCAGGTCGCGAACCTGCTGGTCTCCCTCGATGTGTCCCCCGGGGACCGGGTGGCGCTGAGCTGCCCGAACCTGCCGCAGTTCCCGATCGTCTATTTCGGGATCCTCAAGGCCGGCGCCGTGGTGGTGCCGATGAACGTCCTGAACAAGGCCCGCGAGGTCACCTACTTCCTCGACGATGCCGAGGCGACGGCCTACTTCTGCTTCGAAGGCAGCGAGGACCTGCCGATCGGTCGGTACGGGCACGACGGGGCCGCGGCGGCGGTCGCGCCGCCGCACCTGGTCCTGATCACGGCGGATCCGTCGGCCGCCAGCCCCTTCGAGGGAGTGCCCACCCTCGCCGAATCCCTCGCGGAGATGCCCACCACCTTCGAGACCCTCCAGGCGCGCGAGACCGACACCGCCGTGGTCCTCTACACCTCGGGCACCACCGGGAGGCCGAAGGGCGCCGAGCTGAGCCATTCCAACCAGCTGATGAACGCCGTGACCTGCAACAGGCTGTTCGGATCCGAGCCGGGCGCGGACACGCATCTGGTGGCCCTGCCCCTGTTCCACACCTTCGGCGCGACGGTGGACATGACGTCCGGGTTCTCGATGGGGGCGACCCTGGTGCTGCTGCCCCGCTTCGACGCCCAGCAGGCGCTCCAGCTGCTGGTCCGCCACCGGGTGACCCGCTTCGCGGGCGTCCCCACCATGTGGTGGGGTCTGCTGCACGTGCTCGACGGGGCGCCGGGAGGGTCCGACGGGGCCGGGGCCGACGGGCCGGACGTCGCCACGATCTCCGAGACCCTGCGACTGGGCGTCTCCGGCGGTGCCCCGCTGCCGGTCGAGATCCTCGAGGCCGTCCGCGAACGGCTCGGGATCTCGATCATGGAGGGCTACGGGCTCTCCGAGACCTCGCCCGTGGCCAGCTTCTCCCTGGCGGAGCGGCCGCGGCCCGGATCCATCGGCCTGCCGGTCTGGGGTGTCGAGATGCGGTTGATCGACCCTGCCTCCCCGGATTGGGCGGAGGTCACCGAGATCGGCGCGGTGGGGGAGCTGGCCATCCGTGGCCACAACGTGATGAGCGGGTATCTGGGCCGGCCCGAGGACACGGCGGCGGCGATTCGCGAGGGATGGTTCCGCACCGGAGACCTGGCGCGGAAGGACGAGGAGGGCTTCTACTACATCGTCGACCGCTCGAAGGACATGATCGTGCGCGGGGGCTACAACGTGTACCCCCGGGAGGTCGAGGACGTGCTCATCTCCCACCCGAAGGTCTCGCTCGCCGCCGTCGTCGGCGTCCCCGACGAGCGCGTCGGTGAGGAGGTCACTGCCTACGTGATCCTGGAGGACGGCGCGAGCGTGACCGCCGAGGAGCTGCGCGCCTGGGGCGCGGAGCAGATGGCGTCCTACAAGTACCCGCGCGAGGTGGTGCTCGTCGAGGAGCTGCCCATGACCTCGACGGGCAAGATCCTCAAGCGCGAGCTGCGCTGA
- a CDS encoding DEAD/DEAH box helicase — protein MTSPDFARLGVPSVLTSALAPQGITQPTPIQAATLPDSLSGRDVLGRGRTGSGKTYAFLLPLVARLLETPRKRAARRPRSLILAPTRELASQLAESLKPLAAATGLHSAVVFGGVGQKPQVSALAGGIDVLIACPGRLLDLMGQGHADLSAIEITVIDEADHMADMGFLPMVRKILEKTPPKGQRMLFSATLDSGVNKLVKQFLHEPVTHSADPASSPVGTMEHHVLEVDTGTRFDVLRDLAAAPGRTIMFTRTKYGAKNLARKLSARGVDAVDLHGNLSQNARTRNLEAFGSGTATTMVCTDIAARGIHVDDVALVVHADPPVEHKAYLHRSGRTARAGESGTVITVQTPEQKRDVSDLMRKAGIKPTVHQSVVPTSAVLSQLAPGERVEMHEPREPAPAERPQRSGGQGGRGGQGGGRGGQGGGRGRSGGQGRGPGEGGGRRGGQGGDGRSGGSRRSGGRGGQGGEGRPARSGGGRRDGAPARYSTSSEGSRGGSSGGGLASFSSGRNR, from the coding sequence GTGACCTCCCCCGATTTCGCACGCCTCGGCGTGCCCTCCGTCCTCACGAGCGCCCTCGCGCCGCAGGGCATCACCCAGCCCACCCCCATCCAGGCCGCGACGCTGCCGGACTCCCTGTCCGGGCGCGACGTCCTGGGCCGCGGCCGCACCGGCTCGGGCAAGACCTACGCCTTCCTGCTGCCGCTGGTGGCCCGTCTGCTCGAGACGCCGCGCAAGCGCGCGGCCCGTCGGCCCCGCTCGCTGATCCTGGCCCCGACCCGCGAGCTGGCCTCGCAGCTGGCCGAGTCGCTGAAGCCGCTCGCGGCCGCGACCGGTCTGCACAGCGCCGTCGTCTTCGGCGGCGTCGGCCAGAAGCCCCAGGTCAGCGCCCTCGCCGGCGGCATCGACGTGCTCATCGCCTGCCCCGGCCGCCTGCTGGACCTCATGGGCCAGGGCCACGCGGACCTCAGCGCCATCGAGATCACCGTGATCGATGAGGCCGACCACATGGCCGACATGGGCTTCCTGCCCATGGTGCGCAAGATCCTGGAGAAGACCCCGCCGAAGGGGCAGCGGATGCTGTTCTCGGCGACCCTCGACTCCGGCGTCAACAAGCTGGTCAAGCAGTTCCTGCACGAGCCGGTCACCCACTCGGCGGATCCGGCCTCCAGCCCCGTCGGGACCATGGAGCACCACGTGCTGGAAGTGGACACCGGTACTCGATTCGATGTGCTGCGCGATCTCGCCGCCGCCCCCGGCCGCACCATCATGTTCACGCGCACCAAGTACGGCGCGAAGAATCTCGCCCGCAAGCTGAGCGCCCGCGGCGTGGACGCCGTGGACCTGCACGGCAACCTCTCGCAGAATGCCCGCACCCGGAACCTCGAGGCCTTCGGCTCGGGGACGGCCACCACGATGGTCTGCACCGACATCGCCGCCCGCGGCATCCACGTCGACGACGTGGCCCTGGTGGTCCACGCGGACCCGCCCGTCGAGCACAAGGCGTACCTGCACCGCTCCGGTCGCACCGCCCGCGCCGGCGAGTCCGGGACCGTGATCACCGTGCAGACCCCGGAGCAGAAGCGCGACGTCAGCGATCTGATGCGCAAGGCGGGCATCAAGCCCACCGTCCACCAGTCCGTGGTCCCCACCTCTGCCGTGCTCTCGCAGCTCGCCCCCGGTGAGCGCGTCGAGATGCACGAACCGCGCGAGCCCGCACCGGCCGAGCGTCCGCAGCGCTCCGGCGGTCAGGGCGGCCGTGGTGGCCAGGGCGGCGGCCGAGGTGGCCAGGGCGGCGGGCGCGGTCGCTCCGGCGGCCAGGGTCGTGGGCCCGGCGAGGGCGGCGGCCGACGAGGCGGCCAGGGCGGTGACGGCCGTTCCGGCGGCTCGCGTCGTTCCGGCGGTCGCGGCGGTCAGGGCGGCGAGGGTCGTCCCGCCCGCAGCGGCGGCGGACGACGCGACGGCGCTCCCGCGCGTTACTCCACCAGCTCCGAGGGGTCCCGCGGCGGAAGCTCGGGCGGCGGTCTCGCTTCCTTCTCCTCGGGCCGCAACCGCTGA